Proteins from a genomic interval of Danio rerio strain Tuebingen ecotype United States chromosome 4, GRCz12tu, whole genome shotgun sequence:
- the LOC110439392 gene encoding uncharacterized protein — MVEVSIHPPTEWQLEGELRIRGTQVSEGPQTWVPGHALHCSPPGTQVRRSADTGAGPRSPSLSSVSLRKWLGLPRSPTSAALYGTSNTLQLPFSGLTEEFMVLRTREALQYRDSRDGKVSSACIEVRTGRKWNAGKAVEVAESRLQQKALVGTVATGRAGLGYFPKTLVSQVKGKERHHLLQGEVRASLEEERVSRVVGLRQQGAWTMWNTLQRRITWANILQADFQRVRFLVQAVYDVLPSPSNLHVWGKIETPSCLLCSGRGSLEHLLSSCPKALADGRYRWRHDQVLKAIAASLASAINTSKNHRAPRKAVHFIKAGEKPRALPQLTTGLLHKASDWQLEVDLGKQLRFPHHIAATRLRPDIIAISEASRQLIILELTVLWEERIEEANERKRAKYQALVEECRERGWRTYYEPIEIGCRGFAGCSLCKVLSRLGITGVAKKRAIRSASEAAEKATRWLWIKRADPWTAVGTQVGT; from the exons atggtagaggtGAGCATTCATCCCCCCACAGAATGGCAACTGGAAGGAGAGCTGAGGATAAGGG GAACACAGGTGAGTGAAGGGCCGCAGACGTGGGTGCCGGGCCACGCTCTACATTGCTCTCCGCCTGGAACACAGGTGAGACGGTCCGCAGATACGGGTGCTGGGCCGCGCTCTCCATCGCTCTCATCAGTCAG tCTTCGAAAATGGTTGGGCCTCCCACGCAGTCCTACCAGTGCTGCACTATACGGGACAAGTAACACCTTGCAGCTACCATTCAGTGGCCTCACAGAGGAATTCATGGTTTTACGCACCAGAGAAGCCCTACAGTACAGGGACTCTAGAGATGGCAAGGTGTCATCAGCCTGCATCGAGGTGAGGACAGGCAGGAAATGGAATGCAGGGAAAGCAGTGGAGGTGGCAGAGTCACGCCTGCAACAAAAGGCTCTGGTGGGCACTGTAGCGACAGGCAGAGCGGGCTTGGGCTATTTTCCAAAGACCTTAGTAAGCCAGGTCAAAGGCAAGGAAAGACACCACCTACTCCAGGGAGAGGTTCGAGCAagtttggaggaagagagagtCAGTAGGGTGGTAGGACTCCGGCAGCAGGGAGCATGGACTATGTGGAATACACTGCAACGTAGGATCACCTGGGCGAACATCTTGCAGGCGGATTTCCAACGCGTCCGTTTCCTAGTACAAGCTGTCTACGATGTACTGCCAAGCCCATCAAACCTCCACGTTTGGGGAAAGATTGAGACACCTTCCTGCCTTCTTTGCTCTGGAAGAGGCTCTCTAGAACATCTCCTCAGCAGTTGCCCCAAGGCTCTGGCTGATGGTCGCTATCGTTGGCGCCATGACCAGGTGCTTAAGGCAATTGCTGCGAGCTTAGCTTCAGCTATTAACACGAGCAAGAACCATCGTGCTCCAAGGAAGGCAGTCCACTTCATCAAAGCTGGAGAAAAACCCCGGGCCCTCCCACAATTAACAACAGGCCTCCTCCACAAAGCCTCGGACTGGCAACTGGAGGTCGACCTGGGAAAACAGCTGAGGTTTCCTCATCACATCGCTGCAACACGTCTCCGTCCAGACATTATAGCTATCTCAGAAGCTTCAAGACAGCTAATTATTCTGGAGCTTACAGTGCTGTGGGAAGAGCGTATTGAAGAAGCAAATGAGAGGAAGCGCGCTAAGTACCAGGCATTAGTGGAGGagtgcagggagagaggctgGAGAACTTACTATGAGCCCATAGAAATTGGATGCAGAGGCTTTGCAGGGTGTTCACTTTGCAAAGTCCTCAGTCGTTTGGGCATTACAGGCGTGGCGAAGAAAAGGGCCATTCGATCCGCAAGCGAAGCCGCAGAGAAGGCCACAAGGTGGCTGTGGATTAAGAGGGCAGATCCGTGGACTGCTGTTGGGACACAAGTCGGGACTTGA